Proteins encoded together in one Apteryx mantelli isolate bAptMan1 chromosome 31, bAptMan1.hap1, whole genome shotgun sequence window:
- the KCNJ9 gene encoding G protein-activated inward rectifier potassium channel 3 encodes MAQDNAAFCGMPETPGGEAKPPPAPPCRPGPASRKRQRYVEKDGKCNVQHGNVRETYRYLTDIFTTLVDLKWRFSLLVFILAYAVTWLFFGLIWWFIAYCRGDLDHLEDHAWTPCVNNLNGFVSAFLFSIETETTIGYGHRVITDKCPEGIVLLLLQAILGSMVNAFMVGCMFVKISQPNKRAETLVFSSHAVVSLRDDRLCLMFRVGDLRDSHIVEASIRAKLIKSKQTQEGEFIPLNQTDLSVGFETGDDRLFLVSPLIISHEIDERSPFWDVSRQQLEKDDFEIVVILEGMVEATGMTCQARSSYLVDEVLWGHRFTSVLSLEDGFYEVDYASFHQTFEVPTPSCSARELAEAAARMDAHLYWSIPSRLDERVEDGTEKEAGEKERNGSVASPESESEV; translated from the exons ATGGCGCAGGACAACGCGGCTTTCTGCGGCATGCCCGAGACGCCGGGTGGCGAGGCCaagccgccccccgcgccgccctgccgccccggccccgccagccGCAAGCGCCAGCGCTACGTGGAGAAGGACGGCAAGTGCAACGTGCAGCACGGCAACGTGCGCGAGACCTACCGCTACCTCACCGACATCTTCACCACCCTGGTGGACCTCAAGTGGCGCTTCAGCCTCCTCGTCTTCATCCTCGCGTACGCCGTCACCTGGCTCTTCTTCGGCCTCATCTGGTGGTTCATCGCCTACTGCCGGGGCGACCTGGACCACCTGGAGGACCATGCGTGGACGCCGTGCGTCAACAACCTCAACGGTTTCGTCTCGGCCTTCCTCTTTTCCATCGAGACGGAGACCACCATCGGCTATGGTCACCGCGTCATCACGGACAAGTGTCCCGAGGGCATCGTGTTGCTGCTGCTCCAGGCCATCCTGGGCTCCATGGTCAACGCGTTCATGGTGGGCTGCATGTTCGTGAAGATCTCGCAGCCCAACAAGCGGGCCGAGACGCTGGTCTTCTCCTCGCACGCCGTGGTCTCGCTGCGGGACGACCGCCTCTGCCTCATGTTCCGCGTGGGCGACCTGCGCGACTCGCACATCGTCGAGGCCTCCATCCGCGCCAAGCTCATCAAGTCCAAGCAGACGCAGGAGGGCGAGTTCATCCCCCTCAACCAGACCGACCTCAGCGTGGGCTTTGAGACAGGCGACGACCGCCTCTTCCTCGTCTCACCCCTCATCATCAGCCACGAGATCGATGAGCGCAGCCCCTTCTGGGACGTCTCCCGGCAGCAGCTCGAGAAGGACGACTTCGAGATCGTCGTCATCCTTGAGGGCATGGTGGAGGCCACAG GGATGACGTGCCAAGCCCGGAGCTCCTACCTGGTGGACGAGGTGCTGTGGGGCCACCGGTTCACGTCGGTGCTGAGCCTGGAGGACGGTTTCTACGAGGTCGACTACGCCAGCTTCCACCAGACCTTCGAGGTGCCCACGCCGAGCTGCAGCGCCCGCGAGCTGGCGGAGGCGGCCGCCCGCATGGACGCCCACCTCTACTGGTCCATCCCCAGCCGCCTGGACGAGAGGGTGGAGGACGGGACGGAGAAGGAGGCGGGCGAGAAGGAACGCAACGGCTCGGTGGCCAGCCCCGAAAGCGAGTCCGAGGTGTGA